The Eleutherodactylus coqui strain aEleCoq1 chromosome 6, aEleCoq1.hap1, whole genome shotgun sequence genome window below encodes:
- the LOC136631938 gene encoding FXYD domain-containing ion transport regulator 6-like: MLLPNVMFVRHRESALCGLVMITAALCTGCAAEHDHFHYDYGVLRMGGLIFAGVMLMMGIIVLLSDSKVLHRKKKEMCKVTSDP; encoded by the exons atgctcctgccaaatgtcatgtttgtacgacatcgggaa AGCGCCCTCTGCGGTCTGGTGATGATCACTGCAGCTCTGTGTACAG GTTGTGCGGCAGAACACGATCATTTTCACTATG ATTATGGCGTTCTCCGCATGGGAGGTCTGATCTTCGCTGGGGTCATGCTGATGATGGGGATTATTGTCCTGCTGA GTGATTCTaaagtattacacaggaagaaaaaggaaatgtgtaaa GTGACAAGTGACCCCTGA